A single window of Tuberibacillus sp. Marseille-P3662 DNA harbors:
- a CDS encoding Dps family protein → MSDDNKHLINFMNQELSNFNVMYVKLHRYHWFIQGQHFFVLHKFFEELYKEMAQDIDNMAERILAVGGKPLAVMSKYLEQATLVEANADDEEEEVIQQLHEDYDQMVREIREEGYKLTDQANDEPTHDMLVELQGRFEQHIWMLSSYMEQPR, encoded by the coding sequence ATGTCGGATGATAATAAACATTTGATTAATTTTATGAATCAAGAGCTCTCTAATTTTAATGTTATGTATGTCAAATTGCATCGCTATCACTGGTTTATACAAGGGCAGCATTTCTTTGTGCTACATAAGTTTTTCGAGGAACTTTATAAGGAAATGGCCCAAGACATTGATAACATGGCTGAACGGATTCTAGCTGTTGGTGGAAAGCCGCTGGCTGTTATGTCAAAGTATTTGGAACAGGCGACATTGGTAGAGGCGAATGCGGATGATGAAGAGGAAGAAGTCATCCAGCAATTGCATGAGGATTACGATCAGATGGTTCGTGAAATCCGTGAAGAAGGTTACAAACTCACGGATCAAGCCAACGATGAGCCGACCCACGATATGTTGGTTGAGCTTCAAGGCCGATTCGAACAGCATATTTGGATGTTAAGTTCCTATATGGAACAGCCAAGATAA
- a CDS encoding Na+/H+ antiporter NhaC family protein — translation MSGDWLSIVPFLVVIPLAIFTKKVLPALVVGVVVGGYLVQPQPVGGLKAAVQYVVNALIDENNIKVILFLYAFTGLVGMMKHSGGIKGFVKWASDTIETKRGAIGLTWVSTLGTFAAPSFRIVTVAPIMRSLLHRIKMTPQELGFVIETTCTSIVSLIPISTAFVGYMVSVTNMALKNENINADGYSMFLRSIPFNFFSLAIILIGIYLSFFHKSKKDVEKNAEPENKEQAEAKGYEDCHPAVSKDLPAKPFNLIVPLFLVIFLTIGLTYYNGVRKGFSGFNAFIEADVLDAMLVSLVTGILFAFVFYLFQQFKLQDLMDEFISGANGLMQVVILLSVVWGLSLAANDLGFADFVSSHISWIPDALVPPVMFVLGSFIAYFIGSAFGTWGILMPLGVSMAAMADASLPVVIGAVFASGAFGAFASPLSDDTNTMAGILDLKAVSYSRFKLKPGLIAAGVATVGYGVTAFII, via the coding sequence ATGAGCGGAGATTGGCTGTCAATTGTTCCTTTCTTAGTTGTTATTCCTTTAGCTATATTTACGAAAAAGGTGTTACCAGCACTGGTTGTGGGAGTTGTTGTCGGGGGTTATCTTGTTCAGCCGCAGCCTGTTGGTGGCTTAAAAGCAGCTGTTCAATATGTCGTCAACGCCTTAATTGATGAAAATAATATTAAGGTGATTTTATTTTTATATGCGTTTACGGGCCTTGTCGGAATGATGAAACATAGTGGAGGGATTAAAGGGTTTGTTAAATGGGCCTCAGATACAATCGAGACCAAGCGTGGTGCCATTGGGTTAACATGGGTGTCGACATTGGGGACATTTGCGGCACCAAGTTTTCGGATTGTGACCGTTGCTCCGATTATGCGTTCATTGCTACATAGAATTAAAATGACGCCACAAGAATTAGGGTTTGTGATTGAAACGACGTGTACCTCAATTGTTTCCTTAATACCGATTTCGACTGCATTTGTTGGTTATATGGTGTCAGTCACTAATATGGCGTTAAAAAATGAAAATATTAATGCTGATGGTTACTCAATGTTTTTACGTAGCATTCCATTTAATTTCTTTTCTTTGGCCATTATTCTGATCGGCATTTACCTTAGCTTTTTCCACAAGTCCAAAAAAGACGTGGAGAAGAATGCCGAACCGGAAAATAAAGAACAAGCTGAAGCTAAAGGCTATGAAGATTGTCATCCCGCGGTATCTAAAGATTTGCCAGCTAAACCGTTCAATCTCATTGTCCCATTGTTTTTAGTCATTTTCTTGACCATTGGGCTCACTTATTATAACGGTGTCAGGAAAGGTTTCAGTGGTTTTAATGCTTTTATTGAAGCGGATGTGCTTGATGCGATGTTAGTTTCGTTAGTGACTGGCATATTATTTGCCTTTGTCTTTTATTTGTTCCAACAATTTAAGTTACAGGATTTAATGGATGAATTTATTAGCGGCGCCAATGGTTTGATGCAAGTTGTTATTTTACTATCGGTTGTCTGGGGACTGTCTTTGGCCGCGAATGATTTAGGATTTGCCGATTTTGTCTCCAGTCATATCAGCTGGATTCCTGACGCCCTTGTTCCACCGGTTATGTTTGTTCTAGGTTCATTTATCGCTTATTTTATCGGGTCAGCGTTCGGGACTTGGGGCATTCTGATGCCTTTAGGCGTTTCGATGGCGGCCATGGCCGATGCTTCACTGCCTGTTGTGATTGGTGCGGTGTTTGCAAGCGGGGCATTCGGAGCCTTCGCGTCGCCGCTGAGTGACGATACAAACACGATGGCAGGGATTCTTGATTTAAAAGCTGTGTCTTATTCAAGATTTAAGTTAAAACCAGGACTGATTGCCGCGGGCGTTGCAACGGTGGGGTACGGAGTGACGGCTTTTATAATATAA
- a CDS encoding potassium channel protein: MFQLMKKIVRLRTWTLLLYASILYICSSYIIYYLEPTNFKNPFNGFWWVMTTVTTVGFGDFYPVTIPGKIVGICLYLTGIGVIGIIIGKIVDVFGLFRVLKVEGKLEYKGTDHFVIVGWSEKSKKTINEILFSSETDNDIVLIDTLDKTPIKHERVHFIQGEPTVADIMDKANILKAKSVSIFTPDNLGQQSIADGQALLIASAVESYGYDHGRDIYTIVEVTNEEHVPNFEHVKINEFILSNEAFPFLMAKSMLHKGTSQLFMQLLSNKYGDDLWVIEKQSDWTTYEDAFEALKDMGASLIADGSDFGIIRRLKDPIPSKAKLYIICNKETYKKIEAGA, translated from the coding sequence ATGTTTCAATTGATGAAGAAAATTGTAAGGTTGAGGACATGGACACTGCTCCTGTATGCTTCCATCCTATATATTTGTAGTTCATACATCATCTATTATCTTGAACCGACCAATTTCAAAAATCCCTTTAACGGCTTTTGGTGGGTGATGACTACCGTTACAACGGTTGGTTTTGGTGATTTCTATCCGGTCACGATCCCCGGCAAAATCGTCGGAATTTGTCTTTACCTAACTGGAATCGGCGTCATTGGTATCATCATCGGTAAAATCGTGGATGTCTTTGGATTATTTCGAGTACTAAAGGTGGAAGGTAAATTGGAATATAAAGGTACTGATCATTTTGTCATCGTTGGTTGGTCTGAGAAATCCAAAAAAACAATCAATGAGATTCTTTTTTCTAGTGAAACAGATAACGATATTGTTTTAATTGATACCTTAGATAAAACCCCTATCAAACATGAAAGGGTTCATTTTATACAAGGCGAACCCACCGTTGCTGATATCATGGATAAAGCCAATATTCTTAAAGCAAAATCTGTATCGATTTTTACACCTGATAATCTCGGTCAACAGAGCATAGCCGATGGACAAGCGTTATTGATTGCCTCAGCCGTTGAAAGTTATGGTTATGATCATGGAAGGGATATCTACACCATTGTAGAGGTCACAAATGAAGAGCATGTACCGAACTTTGAACATGTTAAAATCAACGAATTCATTTTATCTAATGAAGCCTTCCCATTTCTCATGGCCAAATCAATGCTACATAAAGGGACGAGCCAACTGTTTATGCAATTATTAAGTAACAAATATGGCGATGATCTTTGGGTGATTGAAAAACAATCTGACTGGACAACTTACGAAGATGCGTTTGAAGCGCTGAAAGACATGGGGGCCTCACTGATTGCGGACGGTTCCGATTTTGGCATTATCCGGAGACTTAAAGATCCCATACCTTCTAAAGCCAAACTTTACATTATATGTAACAAAGAAACCTATAAAAAAATCGAAGCAGGGGCATAA
- a CDS encoding TVP38/TMEM64 family protein produces the protein MDFIHEIQEFFTTYVTEENIKGLLQGYRGLGSFLGIILPMLEAFFPILPLLAFVLANAAAYGYFLGFLLSWAGSCIGSIIVFWFFRTVAKRKLGNWLEKRENIHNMLLWVEKGGFGPVFIVLSIPFTPSSIINVVSGLSNMNPRSFILAVAMGKAIMVGIVSYFGEDWQEIIRQPVRIIVIIAVLAVLWVAGKYIERRLNKAPKGQSKKTRKRDRMPNE, from the coding sequence ATGGATTTTATACATGAAATTCAAGAATTTTTTACGACATATGTAACTGAAGAAAATATTAAAGGATTGCTTCAAGGATACCGGGGATTAGGTTCCTTTCTAGGTATTATTTTGCCGATGCTTGAAGCTTTTTTCCCTATTTTACCATTATTAGCATTTGTGTTGGCCAATGCTGCCGCTTATGGATATTTCCTCGGCTTTTTACTATCTTGGGCAGGGTCCTGTATCGGATCTATTATCGTCTTCTGGTTTTTTCGGACTGTGGCCAAGAGAAAGCTAGGCAATTGGTTAGAAAAACGTGAGAATATTCACAATATGCTTTTGTGGGTTGAAAAAGGCGGATTCGGTCCCGTATTCATTGTTTTATCGATCCCATTTACGCCGTCTTCCATTATTAATGTTGTCTCAGGCCTTTCCAATATGAATCCCCGCTCGTTTATTCTAGCTGTTGCGATGGGTAAAGCGATTATGGTCGGTATTGTTTCATACTTTGGTGAAGATTGGCAGGAGATTATCAGACAACCGGTTCGGATTATTGTGATCATAGCTGTGTTAGCTGTTCTATGGGTGGCCGGCAAATATATTGAGCGCCGTTTGAATAAGGCCCCTAAGGGTCAATCCAAAAAGACGAGAAAACGCGATCGGATGCCTAATGAATAG
- a CDS encoding OsmC family protein — translation MTEYRFHLKGEYEGGRDGAGTIDVHGLKTKVSFDSQMGGQGVGTNPDEMLVGSVATCYMMTLAARLTNRNINYVKTDIESEGIVVKDDGLRFEQITHYPTITLDKSTSSETIKDVTDLAYEAESHCMIGNALRGNVDITVHPQVVTEKI, via the coding sequence ATGACAGAATACCGGTTTCATTTAAAGGGTGAATACGAAGGCGGACGCGATGGCGCCGGCACGATTGATGTCCATGGATTAAAAACAAAAGTGTCCTTCGATTCACAGATGGGTGGACAAGGCGTCGGCACCAACCCTGATGAAATGTTAGTTGGCTCCGTGGCTACGTGCTACATGATGACCCTGGCTGCTAGATTAACAAATCGCAATATTAACTATGTCAAAACAGATATTGAATCCGAAGGCATCGTGGTCAAAGATGACGGATTACGGTTTGAACAGATCACCCATTACCCGACCATTACTCTCGATAAAAGCACCTCTTCGGAAACCATTAAAGACGTCACCGATCTCGCTTATGAGGCGGAAAGCCACTGCATGATTGGCAATGCGCTTAGAGGCAACGTTGACATCACGGTCCATCCTCAGGTCGTCACAGAGAAAATTTAG
- a CDS encoding DUF948 domain-containing protein has protein sequence MAIVYISLIGAAIVLIVAAFFIYQTVRRTLDIVMRLSKTAESMRESVENMNKEQKQFMHRLDKLNDDIKQKQEQTQATVQQTKELIRRLQSAPKVIWGGVKGKVK, from the coding sequence ATGGCGATTGTTTACATAAGTTTAATTGGTGCGGCGATTGTATTGATTGTAGCTGCTTTCTTCATTTATCAAACGGTTCGACGAACGTTGGATATCGTCATGCGGTTATCAAAAACCGCTGAATCCATGCGGGAAAGCGTCGAGAACATGAATAAGGAACAAAAACAGTTCATGCACCGTTTAGACAAGCTTAATGACGATATTAAGCAAAAGCAGGAACAGACGCAGGCAACCGTTCAACAAACGAAGGAATTGATAAGGCGTTTGCAGTCGGCACCTAAGGTTATTTGGGGCGGAGTTAAGGGAAAAGTAAAATAG
- a CDS encoding helix-turn-helix domain-containing protein has protein sequence MTIGNELRKQRKALGLTLKEIAGNGMSISRLSNIENGKTPLDPKTWHYLQQTLNLRQNLYVNEQKRTKLKHLLKEASTYEQAGLSDQAIKLYQDIIDQAEEALLFDIQAQSCFQLGNLLINYRDLQQAENQLTQALDIFKHNDTAACAPVIMKLGVIQFHRNHYDKAIQMFHNSLNTVPEERSHLKGSIYYNLASAHFRLKAYDKTAYFSEKALIHLPDEASEQIIGTYILQGIMYAENRFYQSSLQTFYAAKQRAETMNHQHLLGKIHHNIAMCESAQLNDNGAEQHLAIALAIKQAKQDTLGELRTLLAMANTAIKQRDYSGAQDKLNEVTARLPNRHESEWIETSMLQKDIDLYHGRDILALDHLHKALTLANRMQATHIQTDIYDALARYYHDHEQWDAYYRTLHDKFQIKKEAEEENDNINDQHAISCH, from the coding sequence ATGACAATTGGAAATGAACTCAGAAAGCAGCGGAAGGCGTTGGGCCTAACCTTAAAAGAAATTGCGGGTAATGGCATGTCAATTAGTCGACTAAGCAACATCGAAAACGGAAAAACCCCTCTTGATCCCAAGACATGGCATTATTTACAACAAACCTTGAACTTGAGACAAAATTTATATGTCAATGAGCAAAAACGGACAAAACTCAAACACCTGCTTAAGGAGGCTTCAACTTATGAACAGGCCGGTTTGTCCGATCAAGCGATCAAACTTTACCAGGATATTATTGATCAAGCCGAAGAGGCTTTATTATTTGACATCCAAGCTCAGTCCTGTTTCCAGTTAGGGAATTTGCTCATCAACTACCGTGATCTTCAACAGGCTGAGAATCAGTTGACTCAAGCATTAGATATTTTTAAACATAATGATACAGCGGCTTGTGCACCTGTCATCATGAAACTCGGCGTTATCCAGTTCCACAGGAATCATTATGACAAAGCGATTCAGATGTTTCACAACAGCTTGAACACCGTTCCGGAAGAGCGTTCTCATCTTAAAGGATCCATCTATTACAATCTAGCTTCAGCTCACTTCAGACTTAAAGCGTATGACAAAACGGCTTATTTTAGTGAAAAAGCTCTGATTCATTTACCCGATGAAGCGTCAGAGCAAATCATTGGTACGTATATTTTGCAAGGCATTATGTATGCTGAAAACCGCTTCTACCAATCATCTTTGCAAACATTCTATGCCGCAAAGCAGCGTGCGGAAACAATGAATCACCAACACCTGCTCGGAAAAATTCATCACAATATTGCCATGTGTGAATCAGCGCAACTCAATGACAATGGCGCAGAACAACATTTGGCCATCGCTTTAGCGATCAAACAAGCCAAACAGGATACATTAGGTGAACTAAGAACCCTTTTAGCCATGGCAAACACCGCTATCAAACAGCGTGATTATTCGGGGGCACAAGATAAATTGAACGAGGTCACAGCCCGTCTCCCTAACCGTCATGAATCTGAATGGATTGAAACATCTATGCTTCAAAAGGACATTGATCTTTATCACGGCCGAGATATCCTAGCATTGGATCACCTTCATAAGGCGCTGACTTTGGCCAATCGCATGCAGGCTACACATATACAAACAGACATATATGATGCCTTAGCTAGGTATTACCATGATCATGAACAATGGGACGCCTATTATAGGACGCTTCATGATAAGTTTCAAATTAAAAAGGAGGCAGAAGAAGAGAATGACAATATTAACGATCAGCACGCCATCAGTTGTCATTGA
- a CDS encoding M4 family metallopeptidase codes for MLFGGSISVQAATGEDQSLHQMKKQSHGTFNISWDKHKKAPTFISGNLSSNDVLKAADVKAYLEKHHDLYKVHPNQDLILSDVKTDELGMKHYTFLQTVKGVKVDQAELTVHVKKDGTIASVSGKVYPQAKKQFKGSAKPKLSKGDALEKAWQHIDVDKSETKVASKQANSVSKMKQTVEKGRLVVYPHEGASRLAYHVELQFIKPYGADWQVYVDAKSGKIVNAYNAVKNAATTGSGYGVLGKKRSLNTYYANNQYYLRDMTKPMSGVIRTTTADYGTNVPGYWLVDEDGMFNANDQSAAVSAHYNAGVVYDYYYNNFDRNSYDGNGSTLTSTVHYSQNYNNAFWNGNQMVYGDGDGTTFIPLSGALDVVAHELTHAVTDTTAQLVYQDQSGALNESFSDVFGTFIEGDDYLMGEDVYTPNQSGDALRSLAHPAKYGQPEHMDDYVQTSQDNGGVHTNSGIPNKAAYNTLSNMSWDKAEQIYYRALTVYLSSYSDFSDARAALLQAAADLYGYNSEYQVVANAWNQVGVN; via the coding sequence ATGTTATTTGGGGGTTCAATCTCTGTTCAAGCAGCGACGGGGGAAGATCAGTCGCTACATCAAATGAAAAAGCAGTCACACGGGACCTTTAATATTTCTTGGGACAAGCATAAGAAGGCCCCAACGTTTATTTCTGGTAATCTATCTTCTAATGATGTTCTGAAGGCAGCTGATGTAAAGGCTTATCTCGAAAAGCATCATGATCTCTACAAAGTCCATCCTAACCAAGACTTGATATTATCGGATGTTAAAACGGATGAGCTGGGTATGAAACATTACACGTTTTTGCAGACGGTTAAAGGTGTTAAGGTTGACCAAGCAGAATTAACGGTTCATGTGAAAAAGGATGGAACGATTGCTTCTGTCAGCGGCAAAGTGTATCCGCAAGCTAAAAAGCAATTCAAAGGTTCGGCCAAACCCAAGTTGTCAAAGGGTGACGCCTTAGAAAAAGCTTGGCAGCACATTGACGTTGACAAGAGTGAAACGAAAGTTGCTTCTAAGCAAGCTAACAGTGTGTCCAAGATGAAGCAAACGGTTGAAAAAGGTCGTTTAGTCGTTTACCCCCATGAAGGGGCATCCCGTTTGGCTTATCATGTTGAATTGCAATTTATCAAACCTTATGGTGCAGACTGGCAGGTTTATGTTGACGCTAAGTCTGGCAAAATAGTTAACGCCTATAATGCTGTTAAAAATGCAGCAACCACAGGCTCTGGATACGGAGTACTCGGCAAAAAAAGATCATTAAATACGTATTATGCCAATAATCAATATTATTTGAGGGATATGACAAAGCCGATGAGCGGCGTCATCCGGACAACCACAGCCGATTATGGTACCAATGTTCCGGGGTATTGGTTGGTTGATGAAGATGGAATGTTCAATGCAAATGATCAATCGGCTGCCGTCAGCGCTCATTACAATGCCGGCGTGGTCTATGATTATTATTATAATAACTTTGACCGCAATAGCTATGATGGTAACGGTTCAACGTTGACATCTACGGTCCATTACAGTCAAAATTACAACAATGCATTTTGGAACGGTAACCAGATGGTCTACGGCGATGGTGATGGGACGACATTCATTCCGCTATCAGGTGCTTTAGATGTTGTGGCGCATGAATTAACGCATGCGGTGACGGATACAACAGCTCAGCTTGTCTATCAAGACCAGTCAGGTGCTCTTAATGAGTCATTTTCCGATGTATTTGGCACCTTCATTGAAGGAGATGACTATTTGATGGGCGAAGATGTATACACACCTAATCAATCGGGTGATGCATTGCGCAGTTTAGCTCACCCTGCAAAATATGGTCAACCTGAACATATGGATGATTATGTCCAAACCTCTCAAGATAATGGAGGGGTACACACAAACAGTGGTATACCAAACAAAGCCGCTTACAATACATTAAGCAACATGAGCTGGGATAAAGCTGAGCAAATCTATTACCGGGCATTGACAGTCTATCTATCTTCCTATTCCGATTTCAGTGATGCCCGCGCGGCACTATTACAAGCGGCAGCTGACCTATATGGATATAACAGTGAATATCAGGTCGTTGCCAATGCATGGAATCAAGTAGGTGTTAACTAG
- a CDS encoding copper resistance CopC family protein → MIKKILALLTLSLLLFANTSFAHSEIIFTDPVKGATLNKSLENVTITFNTKIEKMSTFKVTDQNDSSLPVEKKNIDGHTATLYLKQPVKDGKYTVVWKLASPDGHINNGDYTITVNRDGNPSSNASGNDEASSSDEGQTAQTEGTSSDTGNQNRIYIAVIAGLIVIAFIGLFFVGRKKKK, encoded by the coding sequence ATGATCAAAAAGATTTTAGCCCTATTAACATTAAGCTTGCTGCTGTTCGCCAATACAAGCTTTGCTCACAGTGAAATTATCTTTACCGATCCTGTCAAAGGCGCAACCCTTAATAAGTCGCTCGAAAATGTCACAATAACATTCAATACTAAAATTGAAAAAATGTCGACTTTCAAGGTCACTGACCAAAATGACAGTTCGCTGCCTGTTGAAAAGAAAAACATCGATGGACACACAGCCACGCTATATTTGAAACAACCTGTGAAAGATGGCAAATACACAGTCGTTTGGAAGTTGGCCAGCCCAGACGGTCATATTAACAATGGTGACTATACGATTACCGTTAATCGTGATGGCAATCCTTCTTCGAACGCCTCGGGAAATGATGAAGCATCGTCTTCGGACGAGGGACAGACTGCTCAAACAGAGGGTACATCCAGCGACACTGGCAATCAAAATCGAATATACATAGCCGTCATTGCCGGTTTAATTGTGATTGCCTTCATCGGCTTGTTTTTCGTCGGACGTAAGAAAAAGAAATAA
- a CDS encoding copper resistance D family protein, giving the protein MTYVVIVTEALLYVCLGIVSGVMFLYIMPKVKTPSIVIRQSSLVLCTAGILIFSFAPVLNTLITFTADLGFWTAFKSVMLTFTVGQAWLFTAIIALLLMGLIHFNDLASDRFLATIGFILVILLIASYAKAGHAASLAPIKGFWFHYLHLLAVMLWGGTAVVAAFRSQSTQRWLPFLHWYTPFAVGAFILLLLAGLGTMFIDIADPLDGSIKQGLIQYKQGLASNYGQALLIKNILVIPLVIFAAFNSLFVKHQLRHGKSIDPLKWLRAEAVIIVVIFAVTAFMGQQKPPHEMASLIELNGPSPLFSALFPNPIAPGMTLTFDWTTVSVLFLILGLILISLTAITLLKKASKNMALLLSFAAAISWYFTVMTSIHS; this is encoded by the coding sequence TTGACTTATGTTGTTATCGTGACCGAAGCCTTACTCTATGTGTGTTTAGGCATAGTATCAGGGGTCATGTTTCTTTATATCATGCCGAAGGTGAAAACACCTTCTATCGTTATCCGCCAATCCTCACTCGTCTTATGCACAGCCGGTATTTTGATTTTCTCTTTTGCGCCTGTATTAAATACCCTAATCACATTTACTGCTGATTTAGGCTTCTGGACAGCCTTTAAATCAGTTATGTTGACGTTTACCGTTGGGCAAGCATGGTTGTTCACAGCCATCATCGCCTTACTATTAATGGGCTTGATCCATTTTAACGATCTCGCTTCCGACCGATTCTTAGCTACGATTGGTTTTATCTTAGTTATTCTGCTTATCGCCTCATACGCCAAGGCCGGTCATGCGGCTTCTCTGGCTCCTATTAAGGGTTTCTGGTTTCATTATCTTCATTTACTAGCTGTCATGCTTTGGGGAGGCACTGCAGTTGTCGCCGCGTTCCGGTCACAGTCCACACAAAGATGGCTGCCCTTTTTACACTGGTATACACCATTTGCCGTTGGGGCCTTTATCTTATTACTCTTGGCTGGACTGGGGACGATGTTCATTGATATAGCCGACCCCCTTGATGGTTCGATCAAGCAAGGTTTGATTCAATATAAACAAGGGTTGGCATCCAATTATGGACAAGCCCTGCTCATCAAGAACATATTAGTGATACCGTTAGTTATCTTTGCCGCTTTTAACAGTCTGTTTGTCAAACATCAGCTCCGCCATGGAAAATCAATTGATCCATTAAAATGGCTGCGTGCAGAAGCAGTGATAATTGTCGTGATTTTCGCTGTAACTGCCTTTATGGGACAACAAAAACCGCCCCACGAAATGGCCAGCCTGATTGAACTAAACGGACCCAGTCCATTATTTTCGGCACTTTTTCCTAACCCGATTGCGCCTGGCATGACGTTAACCTTCGATTGGACGACGGTTTCTGTGCTGTTTTTGATCTTGGGATTGATTCTTATAAGTTTGACAGCGATAACCTTACTTAAAAAAGCTTCTAAAAATATGGCTTTGTTACTGAGCTTTGCTGCTGCCATCTCTTGGTATTTCACAGTCATGACCAGCATCCACTCATGA
- a CDS encoding superoxide dismutase family protein, producing MPKKSLMFTLVLAFVLMISTIFTPWNVAAKEKTPIMVTLKNTEGQTAGRATLKETKKGVQVHLHAEGLTPGVHGIHFHEKGVCKPPTFDSAGSHFNPYNKEHGLKNPKGPHAGDLKNVFADSNGKINIAFTTDRVTLKKGAENSLLDDDGSALVIHEGADDQKTNPSGNSGAKVLCGSIK from the coding sequence GTGCCGAAGAAATCCCTAATGTTCACTTTGGTCCTTGCCTTTGTGTTAATGATATCAACAATTTTTACTCCTTGGAATGTCGCGGCCAAAGAAAAAACACCGATTATGGTGACATTGAAAAATACAGAAGGTCAAACAGCAGGGCGCGCGACATTGAAGGAGACGAAGAAAGGGGTTCAAGTGCATTTACATGCGGAAGGATTGACACCTGGCGTGCATGGTATTCATTTTCATGAAAAGGGCGTCTGTAAGCCGCCGACATTCGATTCAGCCGGTAGTCATTTCAACCCCTATAATAAAGAGCATGGCTTAAAAAATCCTAAAGGTCCCCATGCCGGAGATTTGAAGAATGTGTTTGCTGATAGTAACGGTAAAATTAATATTGCCTTTACAACCGACCGTGTGACCTTAAAAAAAGGTGCTGAAAACAGTTTGCTTGACGATGACGGTTCTGCATTGGTCATTCATGAAGGTGCTGATGATCAGAAGACTAATCCATCGGGAAATTCCGGTGCGAAAGTGCTTTGCGGTTCCATAAAATAA
- a CDS encoding AbrB family transcriptional regulator — MTLKEKFKCWFITLLISILGYVVFYFLHLPIPWLLGPLAAVLAANIKLSQPLFWPSGLRNVGLMVIGYMLGTSFSLATLTQVVGQLPSMLLMTILTLGFTAGFAYLISRLSSVSYHSILTGSIPGGLSQMVALGEEIKGIDLTVVTFIQISRLMSVIFIVPFVVVYTPLFAEGHSAATSAGESTLSLFQTPHTFVFIAAMIIATYLAKLIRIPTPFLLGPVIAVAALNISGYTAPGLDNWMIHGAQFVMGAYIALMMKPQQLQNKLRTALYALITGVALILFAYVASIGLAYIHAMSPVTAFLAMAPGGMSQMAVVAAEVHADLYVVTGYQMFRLFFILFLVPPLLKWLFRPKKESQKSV; from the coding sequence ATGACACTTAAAGAAAAATTTAAATGTTGGTTCATCACGCTACTCATATCAATCCTTGGATACGTGGTTTTTTATTTTCTGCATCTACCCATACCTTGGTTGCTGGGACCGCTCGCGGCGGTATTAGCTGCGAATATCAAATTATCACAGCCATTATTTTGGCCGAGTGGATTGCGCAATGTTGGTTTAATGGTGATTGGTTACATGCTCGGGACATCATTTTCATTGGCAACACTGACTCAAGTTGTGGGGCAGTTACCAAGTATGTTATTAATGACCATTTTGACACTCGGTTTCACGGCGGGATTTGCTTACCTTATTTCCAGATTATCAAGCGTCAGTTATCATTCCATTTTAACAGGCAGTATTCCCGGTGGGTTGTCGCAGATGGTTGCGCTTGGAGAAGAAATTAAAGGCATTGATCTAACGGTCGTGACATTCATTCAAATTTCACGGCTCATGAGTGTGATTTTCATTGTCCCATTTGTAGTTGTTTACACACCTTTATTTGCGGAAGGTCACTCGGCGGCTACGTCCGCAGGTGAATCAACGTTATCGTTGTTTCAGACGCCGCATACCTTTGTATTTATTGCAGCCATGATCATAGCCACTTATTTGGCCAAACTCATACGTATACCAACGCCTTTTCTACTTGGCCCTGTAATCGCTGTAGCAGCCCTTAATATCAGTGGATACACCGCCCCTGGATTAGATAATTGGATGATCCATGGTGCGCAATTTGTAATGGGCGCTTATATAGCTCTTATGATGAAACCTCAGCAGTTGCAGAATAAACTGCGTACGGCCTTGTATGCACTCATCACAGGTGTAGCATTGATTCTCTTTGCTTATGTGGCGAGTATTGGCTTGGCATATATCCATGCTATGTCACCTGTCACTGCGTTCTTGGCGATGGCGCCCGGCGGTATGTCGCAAATGGCGGTTGTCGCTGCTGAAGTCCACGCTGATCTCTATGTCGTGACGGGTTATCAAATGTTTCGGCTTTTCTTTATATTGTTCCTCGTACCACCGCTGTTGAAATGGTTATTTCGACCGAAGAAAGAGTCGCAGAAAAGCGTATAA